The Mauremys reevesii isolate NIE-2019 linkage group 1, ASM1616193v1, whole genome shotgun sequence genome segment TGTCATTTTGAAAATAGTTTTGGGTTCTTGTCAAGTAATAACGCAACTATGTATGTTTAGGTAAAGTCCAAAGAATTGTATCAAACTGTATAACAAAGCATATTAATATTAGCATATAATATTTAGCAAAAAAAATTTGCTTTCAGACTtgtttgttgtttattattttaatttacaaCATTTACTGTTTGCAAAATTTCCagggaaataattttaaatagttttttcccCACTGCACGGTAAATACAGCCTTCTTAGTATTCCAGAATCAGAGCATTATAGAAATTTTGGAGTCTGCTTCTGCTACCAAATTACATTAATGGGTAAATACCAATTGACTTTCTTAGGAGCCACGCCCAGGCCTGAATCTGCGGTTTTTGAAAGTATCTTACTTGAAAACTATCTGGCTAATCGTCAGAACCTATTATATCTACTACTATAACTTTATTTACAGATTTATGTATATGTACATCTTTATTACAATATGTAATATCAATTTTCCTTGTAAAGGTTACTATTTTATAGAACTCAGACTGAAGTTATTGCCAATCAAATGCTTAGTAAACTTAAGTGGGACAACTTCCAGAATTTTTCTCAACATATAATTTACTTTTTATTCCATTTTGCTATCTTAGATAATTTTTTTAGCTATATTAATTTCAAAGCCTTTTTCAGTGTAATAAAAAAGCCTTTTTGCTAGAAGTTTCTTGGTCCCATTTCAAATTATGATCTGCAATATTCCTGTACCAATGATGAATCATTAGTGTAGTGATTTTTCTGTTTCAAATCTGTATATTAAACTATGCCCCTCAACCAATCAACCTTGGTATAAAGTGTAAGTGAGGTCAAATAAACAGATTGCTCACTAAAAATCTGTGATCAAGTTGTCTGATCATATATAGACACAGCTCTCTGAATCGCTGCATACATACTGTATAATGTTATCATACAAACTTAAGCATTTCAGTTACTGACTGCTGTTTGTGTATATTTGATTTACTGGCTGGTCATAAAACTACAATGACAGAGTACACCAATATTTAATTAAAACTACTAGTCTTTTCTTTCAAATCTTAAGAAAACCAACATTCTTTATGTCTGACAGACTCATGATGTTGTGCTTCAAATATATACACTTACCAAAATTAAACTGTTAAGTTTGTCTAATACTGTGTTGTACCTTTAAATATAACTGACATCTTAGAATAGATAGAGGGGTAATTATGATAAACTACACAACAGTGCTATTGTAGATAATATCATTTATCAATCCTGCGGTCCCCATCATTCATGCATTTACAGTTTGGGAATACAATGACTGCAAAGAATAATAATCCATAATGGCTACATTCTCAAATCTCATGCTAGCTCACTAGACAAAATAAAAAAGGTTAACTGTATAAAActggaaaaaatgtaaaattttattcCAAGAAAATTAACAGGCTACACAGGTAAATTTTGGCAAATGCAACTTTATATTGAAATCCACACATCTGTACCTTAAAGAAGGAAAGACTCACAGACTCTAATGTATTTCTAAAATACTAGAAATCATATTATATGCTTCCACAAGTTAAAacttaaataatttaaaacaacCAATACACCAAAATGTGCAGAAAGTATAAACAAGACTGTGCCTTCAGTAGAATAAATGCTTCACAAATTGTGCAAGATATCATACCAAGGCTGCGGTCTCCCTATGACAGCTGTCTTAAAATATAAACGTACATCAACTGCCTGTGTTTCTCAGAGCAAACTAGAATGGGCAGCACACCTAGAAAAAATATCATATCATCCCAGTGATGTGCATACCGATTTTGGGAACCATAGCAGTAAAAAGGAAAGAGAGGATTATGTGATCTTTCATGCACTCCCAAATGACTGACCAGAGTTACTGATTCAATTTTCCTTGCTTATTTGCTTCATTGCTAAACAAAATGGAAGATACTAGATAACCCTTTAAGGCAACATGTGTTTATTCTGTATAATTATGACCATTCAATTATGACTGGGTATTACCTAGGCTAACGTTGCCTAACAGACTGATatctagctttttaaaaaatataaataagagTCCAATAAACTTTATACCAAATCAGCAAAAACCACAGAATACAGTTGAATGCTAGTAATTTCACTGTTAAGGAAATGGTATTTAGAAAGAGTAATATATTTGGAAAAAAAGAGTAAAGTCTAATTTGAACAAAAATACTGCTTTGGAATGCTCCCCAAAACTCACTCACAAGGCAAACAGATTTGTCAGTGTGATAATCCAATAATGCATGGCACATCTTTAATTAGTTACGGTACTTATGAGTCCCCAATTTTCAGTCTTTGCAAAACAATAATTGTCTGAAATGTTTTAAACGTCTTCAGATGTCTAAAATTAGTTTTATCAACACATTAACCTCATATCAACTTAACTTATTAAGATGTCCATTGCTAATCATTTTGATGGTCTTATTTTATGTAGTGATATACACAGCATTTAGCACTGATACTTAGCATCTGCAATCCTTATCTAGATTTCAACCACATAAAGGAATTCAGGGCAGTGGTTCAGTCCTTTGTTCTTAATTACAAACCTTCACCAGTGGTCAGCAGGAACACATTTGGGTTTCAAATAGGATTATAGGTGAGCTATTGCAAAGACTGCAGAATGTTGCCCAAATCCTTACAGCTGCTGATTTCCCATTCTTGATTTTCTTCTCAAGACATGGCTACAGGCCACAATTGCTTAGCAGAGAAAGGGTAGTGTTTTACAAGGCTAGAGATTTACAGATGCTCCCTCATATAACACAGTAAGGTTCCCTTGGTAACCTGGATTTTCTGCAGTAAAGAAGGGTTGTACTGAAACAGCGCCTCAGCTCCCTGTTGGAGAAAATGCAGACAAAAGGATTGATTCCAGCCTGGGCAAAACTCATCCAGACAGCGGCCGTTAGAAATCCCCCTGGTACGACAGGCCCTCTTGCAAAAACTCTCCAGTAACATGCTACCAAATAGGGACCCCACAAGGTCAGAAAGAGGAATGTCATAATGTAAAACATTCTGCTGATTCGCTTTTCCATTTTGAACTCATCTAAGACCAGTAGCCTTCTCCTGCTGGTGGTAGTTGCATTTTGCCTGATTCCCAGCAAGGTTGGTGGTGTGGGACCCCTTCCAAATCCAGCCAGCCAATTAGCTGCTGCTTGCCCACTGGCTCCAGGACCATGAAAAGTCCAGTTCTGGCTCACCGCGGCAACGAACTGGACTGGCTTCATTTTCCTGCGATCATGAACGAAAAATATCAGCTTGAGGTAGACAAGCTGTGTGGCTAGGAGGATAAGGGCAAGAAGAAGCATAAATCCCAAAGAATCATTGGCCCTGAAAGAACGATGCTGAAAGGTGCATTGGTCTTCCTCCCTAATGAATGAGTAGGTGCCCACGTCTAAAACTGGGGGGAAAGCCATAGCTACAGAAAGGGTCCACACCATACAGATAACTGCCAAACAAGTCCAGAAGGTCAGCCTTTTTGTATAAAACCGGTGGTGGGCAATAGCTAAGTACCTGGTGACACTTATGCAGAACAGCATGAAAGCAGTGTGGAAGCAGGATAAAACCCCCAAAAAGGCAATCACTTTGCAAGTAAGAGTCCCATACGTCCAAGTAGAGCCATTTTTTACAGAGGTGAAAACAAACGGGAAACAAATAGCAGATCTGAGGATGTCTGAGCAGCAAAGATCCAACAGGAAGTAGTAAGGAGCTCTATGCAAGGTCTTATCTTTGACTAGCAAAATGGAGATCAGAAGGTTACCCACCACACTGACTCCTATTATGAAACCCAATGAAGTCAGTTTCAGAAAGGCTGTTAAAGGAGAGAGATTTTGTAAAATGTTGTCAGCTGCATGGCTGTAGTTCGCCATagatggatggatgatatggaTATTGCCACAGTCAAGTCTTATGATCTATATATAAGAACAAGGAAAAAATAGATCCATACATCTTACTGCAAATGTAATCCACAAACAGAACAGATCTTGTGTCTAGTCATACAGTACATcctcttttcttctttctgaCTTGTCATGCCATCaaaatatctgaaaaaaaaatcaagctatcAGTTCTTAAGTTAACAAGTAATGATGTCAGAAAGTGCTAACACAGATGTTAATTTATGGGGACCCAAATGAAGTTGTAAATTTGTGTACTATTTGTTTTTATATACCATGAGACATTTTTTATCTGACCTGCACACTTTTTGTATAGCATTTTGGCTTATTTGGAATTTCATAGATTTGGCTTGTTTACAGCCCCTGAACTGACCAAACATATCATATTTGGTGTACACCTTATATTTGGTAAAATATACAATTTTATAGTTCATGCCTCAAAGGCTTTATGAATAAAATGATCCCCAGTTCATACCTCCAGGAAATAATCACTGGTATCTTAAAAGAAATCCTAAAAGACCACTTACATTTGGCATTACCTACATTTATTTTACTTCTACATATTTGTCAATGTTTTAGAGGCAGCTGCTGTGTTGATATGGATCATACCCAAAGAAACCCTGCAGAATTTATGTTTTTTAACTCAAGTCACCAAAGCACATTAATCACAGTGTTAtctcatgaacattgtaaacgaAAATGGTATTCATTATTTTTCCCCCTGTAAACCCTCATTTTGTCATTTAGGCTTTGAAATAAACACGGATGCTAGACAGAAAACAGCAGTGTGCTTTAAAGGTTCCCCCTTCTTCTGCCCccttttattattacaaatcaaCATGATCTTTAAAGCCCCAACATTATTATTAAAACCCTGGTAAACGTAAAcattgaaggggggggggggagagaaaggaaacaCACCCAAGAAATAATTCCCTTCCTTTGAAAGGGTTGTATTTGGCTGTGCTTAAATAAACGTATAATGAACAGATCTTCCTTTAGTCGATTAGGACTCCACAATTTATACTAATTCTCCGGGTGAATTGCATCTGAATACATTTcatgcaaaataaaaaataaaatacaatcaaAAATTGCCTGCTGCTTTTCCAAAGCCCAGGGACAAGAGCCACTGCAAGTATGATCAGGCTCCTCCGTTATTCACATGAAGTGCTTCCTATGCCACCTCGGGTGTACAAAGGAGATTCACACTGAATTCCACTAGAATCCTTCCATTCTTACCATCCACAAAGCGCCTGATTACTGCTGTGTAAACAGAGGCTGATCAGATCATGGCAACGTTTTAAAACCATGaaaccccccttccccgcccggCCGCCGTTTCCCCCTCGTTATCCCCTCTGCTCTCCACACAGCTTgatatacatgcacacacatacccaGCGATGCTGGGGGAGACTTGCTTCTGGGTTGCAAGGGCGCCTTGGGTGCTGCTCGTGCTTTGCAGACCCATTTGCCCTGAGCCTGCCAagcctgcccagctctggggagctCAGACGGAGCCCAGCGGAAGATGTATTGTCTGTGGGCACTTCCATTATGCagtttagtaaaaaaaaaaaccacccttggGGAGGCagatctctccccctcccccaaaacctgcagctgcaccagcactgtgcccccaacgctcccccccccagcccctctcctcctaCCTGTTGGTGCTGGAGAGCCACACACACTACAGCGTCTGCTGGCTATAAATTGctagtggggtttttttgccttttttttttttgccttggtaCCTGGACTGAGAACATAGTCAGTGGCTCTGGCGGCGCATGCTCACTGAGCCTCCTTCAGTTCCCAGCCTCG includes the following:
- the GPR85 gene encoding probable G-protein coupled receptor 85 codes for the protein MANYSHAADNILQNLSPLTAFLKLTSLGFIIGVSVVGNLLISILLVKDKTLHRAPYYFLLDLCCSDILRSAICFPFVFTSVKNGSTWTYGTLTCKVIAFLGVLSCFHTAFMLFCISVTRYLAIAHHRFYTKRLTFWTCLAVICMVWTLSVAMAFPPVLDVGTYSFIREEDQCTFQHRSFRANDSLGFMLLLALILLATQLVYLKLIFFVHDRRKMKPVQFVAAVSQNWTFHGPGASGQAAANWLAGFGRGPTPPTLLGIRQNATTTSRRRLLVLDEFKMEKRISRMFYIMTFLFLTLWGPYLVACYWRVFARGPVVPGGFLTAAVWMSFAQAGINPFVCIFSNRELRRCFSTTLLYCRKSRLPREPYCVI